One segment of Agromyces albus DNA contains the following:
- a CDS encoding transketolase, producing MTITQTSHIDLDTVAELAAQLRVDSIRSSTSAGSGHPTSSMSAADLLAVLVTRHLRFDWDDPTAPGNDHLIFSKGHASPLLYSVFKAVGVVSDDELMNGYRRFGQRLEGHPTPVLPWVDVATGSLGQGLPDGVGIALAGKYLDRLPYRTWVLCGDSEFAEGSIWEALDKAAHYELSNLIAIVDVNRLGQSGPTELGWDLDAYARRAEAFGARVLVVDGHDLSAIDDALGTAADPTDGRPTVVLAKTVKGSGFSEVEDKPDWHGKPFPADMADRAIAELGGIRDLVLRGPRPEPASATSTDASAEPAGAAAILPRYALGDEVATRKAYGDALVALGAADPRIVALDGEVSNSTYSNAFAHAFPDRYFEMFIAEQQLVAAATGLSVRGYRAFASTFAAFLTRAHDFIRMGAISGVDLRLVGSHAGVEIGADGPSQMALEDLAMMRAVHGSTVLYPSDATSTAALVEAMASTPGISYLRTTRGAYPVLYEDGEAFPVGGSKVLRSGDDDQVTLVGAGVTLHACLRAAEILAEEGVAARVIDCYSVKPIDADTLTAAIGTTSGRIVVAEDHHPEGGLASAVADALLAAGPTSLSLAHLAVRGMPGSGSGPELLAWAGLDADHIAAAARELLDS from the coding sequence GTGACCATCACCCAGACGTCCCACATCGACCTCGACACCGTGGCTGAGCTCGCCGCCCAATTGCGCGTCGACTCGATCCGCTCGAGCACGAGCGCCGGTTCGGGGCATCCGACCTCCAGCATGTCGGCGGCCGACCTGCTCGCCGTGCTCGTTACCCGGCACTTGCGCTTCGATTGGGATGACCCGACGGCGCCCGGCAACGACCACCTGATCTTCTCGAAGGGTCATGCCTCGCCGCTGCTGTACTCGGTGTTCAAGGCCGTCGGCGTCGTCTCGGACGACGAGCTGATGAACGGGTACCGGCGTTTCGGGCAACGCCTGGAGGGCCACCCGACTCCGGTGTTGCCATGGGTGGATGTCGCGACCGGGTCGCTTGGCCAGGGTCTGCCCGACGGCGTCGGGATCGCGCTGGCCGGCAAGTACCTGGATCGGCTGCCCTATCGAACGTGGGTGCTCTGCGGCGACAGCGAGTTCGCCGAGGGATCCATCTGGGAGGCGCTCGACAAGGCCGCCCACTACGAGCTGTCGAACCTCATCGCCATCGTCGACGTCAACCGCCTCGGCCAGAGCGGGCCGACCGAGCTGGGCTGGGATCTCGACGCGTATGCCCGCCGTGCCGAGGCGTTCGGCGCTCGCGTGCTCGTCGTCGACGGGCATGATCTGAGCGCCATCGACGACGCCTTGGGCACGGCCGCCGATCCCACGGATGGACGGCCGACGGTGGTCCTCGCGAAGACGGTGAAGGGCAGTGGCTTCTCCGAGGTCGAGGACAAGCCCGACTGGCACGGCAAGCCGTTCCCCGCCGACATGGCCGACCGGGCGATCGCCGAGCTCGGCGGCATCCGCGATCTCGTGCTTCGCGGCCCGCGTCCTGAGCCCGCTTCCGCTACCTCCACCGACGCGAGTGCCGAACCGGCCGGGGCCGCCGCGATCCTGCCTCGGTACGCCCTCGGCGACGAGGTGGCCACGCGCAAGGCCTATGGAGACGCGCTCGTCGCGCTCGGAGCTGCCGACCCGCGGATCGTCGCGCTCGATGGCGAGGTGAGCAACTCGACGTACTCCAATGCATTCGCGCACGCCTTTCCCGACCGGTACTTCGAGATGTTCATCGCCGAGCAGCAGCTCGTGGCCGCCGCGACCGGCCTCAGCGTTCGCGGCTACCGCGCGTTCGCGTCGACCTTCGCGGCGTTCCTGACCCGTGCGCACGATTTCATCCGGATGGGCGCCATCTCGGGGGTCGACCTCCGATTGGTCGGCTCGCACGCCGGCGTGGAGATCGGGGCCGATGGTCCATCGCAGATGGCGCTCGAGGACCTCGCCATGATGCGCGCCGTGCACGGCTCGACGGTGCTGTATCCGAGCGATGCGACGAGCACCGCCGCGCTCGTCGAGGCGATGGCATCGACGCCGGGCATCAGCTACCTGCGCACCACTCGCGGCGCGTATCCCGTGCTGTACGAGGACGGGGAGGCGTTCCCGGTGGGCGGGTCCAAGGTGCTGCGCTCAGGTGATGACGACCAGGTCACCCTCGTCGGCGCCGGCGTGACGCTCCACGCGTGCCTGCGCGCCGCCGAGATCCTGGCGGAGGAGGGTGTCGCGGCCCGGGTGATCGACTGCTACTCGGTGAAGCCGATCGACGCCGACACGCTGACCGCCGCGATCGGCACCACATCCGGGCGGATCGTGGTCGCCGAGGACCACCACCCCGAAGGCGGACTCGCGTCGGCCGTCGCCGACGCGCTCCTCGCCGCGGGGCCGACGAGCCTGTCTCTCGCGCACCTCGCGGTTCGCGGCATGCCCGGCTCCGGATCCGGCCCCGAGCTCCTCGCGTGGGCCGGCTTGGACGCAGACCACATCGCCGCCGCCGCGCGCGAATTGCTCGACAGTTGA
- a CDS encoding GNAT family N-acetyltransferase, translating to MTSGIRLTTLSASHADDAELVSALSHLVNGVYEVAEQGLWEPQSARTTAEEVASLLRSGEITAAFLDGELVGCVRIHELSDRICEFGMLAAAPHRRGAGIGRELVRFAEAFAVEHGREIMQLELLVPREWSHPSKEFLTAWYTRIGYRPVRTGRLEESYPALAVHLATPCDLVIHHKDLQPQVRTASSST from the coding sequence ATGACCAGCGGCATCCGACTCACGACCCTCTCGGCGTCTCACGCCGACGATGCCGAGCTCGTCTCGGCGCTCTCGCACCTGGTCAACGGCGTCTACGAGGTCGCGGAGCAGGGACTTTGGGAGCCGCAGAGCGCGAGGACGACGGCCGAGGAAGTCGCGTCGCTCCTCCGTTCAGGTGAGATCACCGCCGCGTTCCTCGACGGCGAGCTCGTCGGATGCGTTCGGATTCACGAACTGTCCGATCGGATCTGCGAGTTCGGAATGCTCGCGGCGGCCCCACATCGGCGAGGCGCCGGAATCGGTCGCGAGCTGGTGCGGTTCGCCGAGGCCTTCGCGGTGGAGCACGGCCGGGAGATCATGCAGCTCGAGCTCCTCGTGCCGCGCGAGTGGTCGCATCCGTCGAAGGAGTTCCTCACCGCTTGGTACACCCGAATCGGCTATCGCCCGGTTCGCACCGGTCGCCTCGAGGAGTCCTACCCGGCGCTCGCTGTTCATCTGGCGACGCCGTGCGATCTCGTGATCCACCACAAGGACCTGCAGCCTCAGGTTCGCACGGCGTCGTCTTCGACGTAG
- a CDS encoding ferredoxin, with amino-acid sequence MKVTVNPVTCIASGNCGLTAPNVFRNPPEEGGFVELIDGNPPESEWAAVREAKELCPSATIYVEDDAVRT; translated from the coding sequence ATGAAGGTCACCGTGAACCCCGTCACGTGCATTGCCTCGGGGAACTGCGGGCTCACCGCTCCGAACGTGTTCCGCAACCCGCCGGAGGAGGGCGGCTTCGTGGAACTGATCGACGGGAACCCACCCGAGTCCGAGTGGGCGGCCGTGCGCGAGGCGAAGGAGCTGTGCCCGTCGGCAACCATCTACGTCGAAGACGACGCCGTGCGAACCTGA
- a CDS encoding FAD-binding oxidoreductase, translating to MNPLSDLIARLGGRVLTDPADLASYSTDASRARPEGLPAAVVVARSSADVAAAVEWANRNDVKVSVRGSGTGLAGGAVAYPGGLVISLAGMNRIVAIDPANRLAEVEAGVITADIDRAAAEHGLMYAPDPASYRESTIGGNIATNAGGLRCVKYGVTADSIAALEVVLASGEIIRTGSRTRKNVVGYDLTNLFVGSEGTLGIVTAVTVRLRPRPVGTTVTFRAAFPTIAAAGRAVSAIMSSDVVPEVLELMDRTSVDVVEKFYPTGLSTDGASALLVGQFIGRTAIGDLEQATTMCRKAGAISVEQAEGDILLEARRVSSRALSAEGLRVSSDVAVPIARLADMFEAVERISAEEGVPIPTFAHAGDGNLHPSVIVRGDDDETYVDAERILDRITDTALSLGGTMSGEHGVGSLKYGSLAKQLDPATLAAHRLIKTAFDPKGILTPGRGV from the coding sequence GTGAACCCCCTTTCCGACCTCATCGCCAGGCTCGGCGGCCGGGTCCTCACCGATCCGGCCGACCTCGCCAGCTACAGCACGGATGCCTCCCGCGCCCGGCCCGAGGGGCTGCCCGCCGCCGTCGTGGTCGCCCGGAGCAGCGCCGACGTCGCGGCCGCGGTGGAATGGGCGAACCGCAACGACGTCAAGGTCTCGGTCCGCGGCAGCGGCACGGGGCTCGCGGGCGGGGCCGTCGCCTACCCCGGCGGCCTCGTCATCTCGCTCGCAGGGATGAACAGGATCGTCGCGATCGATCCCGCCAACCGGCTCGCCGAGGTCGAGGCAGGGGTCATCACCGCAGACATCGACAGGGCCGCGGCGGAGCATGGCCTGATGTACGCGCCCGACCCCGCCAGCTACCGCGAGTCGACGATCGGCGGCAACATCGCCACCAACGCCGGAGGGCTCCGCTGCGTGAAGTACGGCGTCACCGCAGACAGCATCGCCGCCCTCGAGGTCGTGCTCGCCAGCGGCGAGATCATCCGCACCGGCTCGAGGACCCGCAAGAACGTCGTCGGCTACGACCTGACGAATCTCTTCGTGGGATCCGAGGGCACGCTCGGCATCGTCACCGCCGTGACGGTGCGCCTTCGGCCGCGGCCAGTCGGCACGACCGTCACCTTCCGCGCGGCGTTCCCGACTATCGCCGCGGCCGGCCGCGCCGTCAGCGCGATCATGAGCAGCGACGTCGTGCCCGAGGTGCTGGAGCTCATGGACCGCACGAGCGTCGACGTCGTCGAGAAGTTCTATCCGACCGGGCTGAGCACCGACGGAGCTTCCGCCCTCCTCGTCGGCCAGTTCATCGGCCGCACCGCGATCGGCGATCTGGAGCAGGCGACCACGATGTGTCGGAAAGCAGGGGCAATCAGCGTCGAGCAGGCGGAGGGCGACATCCTGCTCGAAGCGCGTCGCGTGTCGAGCCGGGCGCTCTCGGCCGAAGGCCTTCGGGTGTCATCGGATGTCGCGGTGCCCATCGCTCGCCTCGCCGACATGTTCGAAGCCGTCGAGCGGATCAGCGCCGAAGAGGGCGTGCCGATCCCGACCTTCGCGCACGCCGGCGACGGGAACCTGCACCCCTCCGTCATCGTGCGAGGTGACGACGACGAGACCTACGTCGATGCCGAACGCATCCTCGACCGGATCACCGACACCGCCCTCAGCCTTGGGGGCACCATGTCAGGGGAGCACGGAGTCGGATCCCTCAAATACGGCTCGCTCGCGAAGCAGCTCGATCCGGCGACGCTCGCCGCCCACCGGCTCATCAAGACTGCGTTCGACCCGAAGGGGATCCTGACGCCTGGGCGCGGCGTCTAG
- the amaB gene encoding L-piperidine-6-carboxylate dehydrogenase, translating to MTNFPSTASITDDVRRALEATGVDLDAIGGDAEVRSPITGEVILHTRTHDDEEIDAAIAAAAEAFKTWREVPAPVRGALVKRWGQLLTEHKEDLATLVTAEVGKIRSEALGEVQEMIDIADLAVGQSRQLFGKTMPSERPGHRLAEAWHPLGVVGIISAFNFPVAVYAWNTALALIAGDTVVWKPADAVRLSALATDALLAQAVREVGAPEGLHHVLLTDRVGGQRLVEDERVALVSATGSVRMGREIAPLIAKRFGRALLELGGNNGAIVAPSADLDLALRGIVFAAAGTAGQRCTSLRRLIVHSSIAETLTSRIIEAYKTLNIGSPTVEGTLVGPLINRASFEAQQKALARAVDEGGAVLYGGTRVLHDEHPEAYYVEPAVVRVPSQSGVVQEETFAPILYVLTYDTLDEAIELHNGVPQGLSSAIFTNDQTEAERFLSASGSDCGIANVNIGTSGAEIGGAFGGEKETGGGRESGADSWKQYMRQATNTVNFSGQLPLAQGVKFL from the coding sequence ATGACGAACTTCCCCAGCACCGCCTCGATCACCGACGACGTGCGTCGCGCGCTCGAGGCGACCGGCGTCGACCTCGACGCCATCGGCGGCGACGCCGAAGTGCGCTCGCCCATCACGGGAGAGGTCATCTTGCATACCCGAACCCACGACGACGAGGAGATCGACGCCGCCATCGCCGCAGCCGCTGAGGCGTTCAAGACCTGGCGTGAGGTTCCCGCACCGGTGCGCGGGGCGCTCGTGAAGCGATGGGGGCAACTCCTCACTGAGCACAAGGAGGACCTCGCGACCCTCGTCACCGCCGAGGTCGGCAAGATCCGCTCCGAAGCGCTCGGCGAGGTGCAGGAGATGATCGACATCGCCGACCTCGCCGTCGGGCAGTCCCGCCAGCTCTTCGGCAAGACGATGCCCTCAGAACGACCGGGCCACCGACTCGCTGAGGCGTGGCATCCGCTCGGCGTCGTCGGCATCATCTCCGCCTTCAACTTCCCCGTCGCCGTCTACGCCTGGAACACGGCGCTCGCCCTCATCGCGGGCGACACCGTCGTCTGGAAGCCCGCGGATGCCGTGCGGCTCTCCGCCCTCGCCACCGATGCGCTGCTCGCGCAGGCGGTGCGCGAGGTCGGAGCACCGGAAGGCCTTCACCACGTGTTGCTCACCGACCGCGTGGGCGGCCAGCGACTGGTGGAAGACGAGCGGGTCGCCCTCGTCTCGGCGACCGGATCGGTGCGGATGGGGCGCGAGATCGCACCGCTCATCGCCAAGCGGTTCGGCCGCGCGCTGCTCGAGCTCGGAGGGAACAACGGCGCCATCGTCGCGCCATCCGCCGATCTCGACCTCGCCTTGCGCGGCATCGTGTTCGCCGCCGCCGGCACCGCGGGCCAGCGCTGCACCTCGCTTCGGCGCCTCATCGTGCACTCGTCGATCGCCGAGACGCTCACCTCGCGCATCATCGAGGCGTACAAGACCCTGAACATCGGCAGCCCGACCGTCGAGGGCACGCTCGTCGGACCGCTGATCAACAGGGCCAGCTTCGAGGCCCAGCAGAAGGCCCTCGCACGGGCCGTCGACGAAGGCGGAGCAGTGCTCTACGGCGGCACCCGTGTGCTCCACGACGAGCATCCCGAGGCGTACTACGTCGAGCCCGCGGTGGTTCGGGTTCCCTCGCAGTCGGGCGTCGTGCAGGAGGAGACGTTCGCACCCATCCTGTACGTGCTCACCTACGACACGTTGGACGAGGCCATCGAACTCCACAACGGCGTCCCGCAGGGCCTGTCGTCGGCGATCTTCACCAACGACCAGACGGAAGCCGAGCGGTTCCTCTCCGCCAGCGGCTCGGACTGCGGCATCGCCAACGTCAACATCGGAACGTCGGGAGCGGAGATCGGCGGCGCGTTCGGCGGCGAGAAGGAGACCGGTGGCGGCCGTGAGTCGGGCGCCGATTCGTGGAAGCAGTACATGCGCCAGGCCACCAACACGGTGAACTTCTCGGGTCAGCTGCCGCTCGCACAGGGCGTGAAGTTCCTCTGA
- the hglS gene encoding 2-oxoadipate dioxygenase/decarboxylase, with the protein MTATTELTLSDLRAAFALRLATLYGNEVPVYNTLVDVSKEVNEDFIRRNGADAERLGSIERVTAERHGAIRVGSARELAQVARVFAGFGMHPVGFYDLRDASASSVPVVSTAFRPIDADELARNPFRVFTSMLAHDDRRFFDEETQQQLETFLDARTLFGEELLGLADRSARDGGLEEPDASRFLDLATAAFELSQEPVDHDWYFKLERISAVAADIGGVPSTHINHLTPRVLDIDDLYERMEARGITMIDEIQGPPDWDGPDVLLRQTSFKALAEERRFRHADGEVRTGSLRVRFGEVEQRGIALTAKGRDLYDRLVAEVDSRRAAAPAGTTRVEVAEVVWSESLPATERELALQDLAFFTYRVADAAAPETQTESATLRELVESGALIPEPIVYEDFLPRSAAGIFQSNLTDDGSRDDEQEGTFYDIERLSEVIGIRISDPTDLYAAQQRASLTAAEAALDLRIITDA; encoded by the coding sequence ATGACCGCCACCACCGAGCTGACGCTGTCGGATCTGCGCGCAGCCTTCGCACTCCGCCTCGCGACGCTGTACGGCAACGAAGTGCCCGTCTACAACACGCTCGTCGACGTGTCCAAGGAGGTCAACGAGGACTTCATCCGCAGGAACGGAGCGGATGCCGAACGACTCGGCAGCATCGAGCGGGTCACCGCTGAGCGCCACGGTGCCATCCGCGTCGGCTCGGCCCGTGAACTCGCGCAGGTCGCCCGGGTCTTCGCCGGGTTCGGCATGCATCCGGTCGGCTTCTACGACCTGCGCGACGCATCCGCGAGTTCCGTTCCGGTCGTCTCGACCGCGTTCCGTCCGATCGACGCCGACGAGCTGGCCAGGAACCCCTTCCGCGTGTTCACCTCGATGCTCGCGCACGACGACCGCCGGTTCTTCGACGAGGAGACGCAGCAGCAGCTGGAGACCTTCCTCGACGCACGAACCCTCTTCGGCGAAGAGCTGCTCGGCCTCGCCGACAGGTCGGCTCGGGACGGTGGTCTGGAGGAACCGGATGCCTCGCGCTTCCTCGATCTCGCGACCGCCGCGTTCGAGCTCTCGCAAGAGCCCGTCGACCACGACTGGTACTTCAAGCTCGAGCGGATCTCGGCCGTGGCGGCGGACATCGGCGGGGTCCCCTCGACGCACATCAACCACCTCACGCCCCGCGTTCTCGACATCGATGACCTGTACGAGCGGATGGAAGCGCGCGGCATCACGATGATCGACGAGATCCAGGGTCCGCCCGATTGGGACGGACCCGATGTCCTGCTGCGCCAGACGTCGTTCAAGGCGCTCGCCGAGGAGCGCCGATTCCGCCACGCCGACGGCGAGGTGCGCACGGGATCACTCCGCGTGCGATTCGGTGAGGTCGAGCAGCGGGGCATCGCCCTCACCGCGAAGGGCCGCGACCTCTACGACCGCCTGGTCGCCGAAGTCGACTCGCGCCGTGCCGCCGCCCCAGCGGGAACAACTCGAGTCGAGGTAGCCGAGGTCGTCTGGAGCGAGAGCTTGCCCGCCACCGAGCGTGAGCTCGCCCTGCAGGACCTCGCCTTCTTCACGTACCGGGTTGCGGATGCCGCTGCGCCCGAGACGCAGACGGAGTCCGCGACGTTGCGCGAGCTCGTCGAATCCGGCGCCCTCATCCCCGAACCGATCGTCTACGAGGACTTCCTGCCGCGCTCCGCGGCGGGCATCTTCCAGTCGAACCTCACCGACGACGGATCCCGCGACGACGAGCAGGAGGGCACGTTCTACGACATCGAACGGCTCTCCGAGGTCATCGGGATCCGCATCAGCGATCCGACCGACCTCTACGCCGCCCAGCAGCGAGCCTCCCTCACCGCCGCAGAAGCCGCGCTCGACCTGCGTATCATCACCGACGCCTGA
- a CDS encoding NAD(P)/FAD-dependent oxidoreductase yields MQTDHVENVVPLVEQPETKLPSSAEVVIIGAGIMGTSIAFHLAEAGVRNIVLLERNTLGSGSSAKPLGGVRATFSDPGNIRLGQRSLDAYERFDERFRTDIGLRQVGYLFLCRDESEMASVESSTLVQNSLGCSSRMVTPAEAREINPFLDPEALLGGSFSPRDGFAQPARVVKAYAEAAVELGVSICEYTEVLDIDADGGAVREVHTNRGSITTSAVVLAAGAWSTRLGEMAGVYLPVEPVRRQIGFTRQQARPLPTVPFTLDLSTTLYFHNYRNAMLLGISNQDQEPGFDREFSYRWKPAFDRAAEIIAPTLANLPLEAGWAGLYENTPDHNAMIGRSDDVQGVLYATGFSGHGFLQGPAVGELVRDLYLGRDSFMDATSFSAIRFKGLQARLAEVHII; encoded by the coding sequence ATGCAAACCGACCACGTCGAGAACGTCGTTCCCCTGGTCGAGCAGCCCGAGACGAAGCTGCCCTCCAGCGCGGAGGTCGTCATCATCGGAGCGGGCATCATGGGCACGAGCATCGCCTTCCACCTCGCCGAGGCGGGCGTCCGGAACATCGTGCTCCTCGAACGCAACACGCTCGGTTCGGGCTCATCGGCGAAGCCATTGGGAGGCGTGCGCGCAACCTTCTCGGACCCCGGCAACATCCGTCTCGGCCAGCGCAGCCTCGACGCCTACGAACGTTTCGACGAGCGGTTCCGGACCGACATCGGGCTCCGGCAGGTCGGCTACCTCTTCCTCTGCCGGGACGAGTCCGAGATGGCGTCGGTCGAGTCGAGCACCCTGGTGCAGAACAGCCTGGGATGTTCCAGCCGGATGGTCACTCCCGCCGAAGCGCGAGAGATCAACCCGTTCCTCGATCCTGAGGCGCTGCTCGGCGGTTCGTTCTCCCCGCGAGACGGATTCGCCCAGCCCGCTCGCGTCGTGAAGGCCTACGCAGAGGCGGCCGTCGAGCTCGGCGTCTCGATCTGCGAGTACACCGAGGTGCTCGACATCGACGCCGACGGCGGCGCGGTGCGCGAGGTGCACACGAACCGCGGATCGATCACCACGAGCGCGGTCGTTCTCGCGGCTGGCGCGTGGTCGACCAGGTTGGGAGAGATGGCCGGGGTCTACCTGCCCGTCGAGCCGGTGCGCCGCCAGATCGGCTTCACGCGGCAGCAGGCCAGGCCGCTTCCCACGGTTCCGTTCACCCTCGACCTCTCGACGACCCTGTACTTCCACAACTACCGCAACGCGATGCTGCTGGGCATCTCCAACCAGGACCAGGAACCCGGCTTCGACCGCGAGTTCTCCTACCGGTGGAAGCCGGCGTTCGATCGGGCCGCCGAGATCATCGCTCCCACATTGGCCAACCTCCCGCTCGAGGCCGGTTGGGCAGGACTCTACGAGAACACGCCCGACCACAACGCGATGATCGGCCGGTCCGACGACGTGCAGGGCGTGCTCTACGCCACCGGGTTCTCGGGGCACGGATTCCTGCAGGGGCCGGCTGTCGGTGAGCTCGTTCGTGACCTCTACCTGGGACGCGACTCGTTCATGGACGCCACCTCGTTCAGCGCCATCCGATTCAAGGGCCTGCAGGCCCGACTCGCCGAAGTCCACATCATCTAG
- a CDS encoding LysR family transcriptional regulator — protein sequence MHWTLDQLRTFSAVAELGTMTAAAERLGYTTGAISQQMSALQATLARPLFVKSGRVLTLTDTGRILRHHARQVLDAERRAEAALSGPETAHETVVILGVFGSAAVSAIRPVTERLREVAPNVDMRALEVDVERMPQAVLANEIDIALGLNYSDAPVPPQRGVVSSLLRREPFHMVLPSAARELLDAPEQLLAYANEAEWILPPIDSSFGRATRLACAAADIDPHVIHTVTDTAVSIAMAESGIGITLATPLMMVLHPTESPIAPLPGRSTRDIVAIARSAALERTSVAAVRDALAHVFAGERPTDVD from the coding sequence ATGCATTGGACGCTCGACCAGCTCCGCACCTTCTCGGCGGTCGCCGAGCTCGGAACGATGACGGCGGCGGCTGAACGGCTCGGCTACACGACCGGTGCCATCTCCCAGCAGATGAGCGCGTTGCAGGCGACCCTCGCCCGCCCGCTGTTCGTGAAATCGGGGCGCGTCCTCACCCTCACCGACACCGGGCGGATCCTGCGGCACCATGCTCGACAGGTGCTCGACGCGGAACGCCGGGCCGAGGCGGCACTGAGCGGCCCCGAGACGGCACACGAGACGGTCGTGATCCTGGGGGTGTTCGGCTCGGCGGCGGTGTCGGCGATCCGACCGGTCACCGAGCGCTTGCGCGAAGTCGCTCCGAACGTCGACATGCGAGCGCTCGAGGTCGACGTCGAACGGATGCCGCAAGCGGTGCTCGCGAACGAGATCGACATCGCGCTCGGGCTGAACTACTCCGACGCTCCCGTGCCACCGCAACGAGGCGTCGTCAGTTCGCTGCTGCGCCGGGAACCGTTCCACATGGTGCTGCCGTCGGCCGCCCGAGAGCTCCTCGATGCGCCAGAGCAGCTGCTCGCCTACGCCAACGAGGCCGAGTGGATCCTTCCGCCCATCGACTCGTCGTTCGGCAGGGCCACCCGGCTGGCCTGCGCTGCGGCAGACATCGATCCGCACGTCATCCACACGGTGACCGACACGGCGGTGTCGATCGCCATGGCCGAATCCGGCATCGGGATCACCCTGGCGACGCCGCTGATGATGGTCCTGCATCCGACGGAGAGTCCGATCGCCCCGCTCCCGGGCAGATCCACGCGCGACATCGTCGCGATCGCGCGGAGCGCCGCGCTCGAACGGACCAGTGTCGCCGCAGTGCGGGACGCGCTCGCGCATGTCTTCGCGGGCGAGAGGCCGACCGACGTCGACTGA
- a CDS encoding pyridoxal phosphate-dependent aminotransferase, with the protein MNTLIAPVPASLRQSDIRLIGQAIHSRGLSPIRLDIGEPDLPASPHVIEAAMLAAGGPTSYTPAAGTDAFRDAAADYLRVRHALEVSPDDIVIGNGATGALMSCFQLLTRAGDEWLVPVPAFPCYRTQIALAGGVAVGYPLAAEHDWIPGLADLEDRITSRTRGIVINTPGNPTGAVIPAETLSAIAGLAGRRGLAILSDEVYADMAFDAPAVSALAVDRARTFSVFSLSKTFSMTGWRVGFTVAPPGTGAQLAAVNSQNMASANSVAQAVAIAALTGPWADVETRRETFARRRDAVHAWLGERSIPHTTPGGAFYQPLPLQSGTDSFDAAMSLLDDGVALVPGRAFVESAAQPFLRMSLAADIPILLDGLAIVEQRFWR; encoded by the coding sequence GTGAACACGCTCATCGCCCCCGTGCCAGCGAGCTTGCGCCAGAGTGACATCCGCCTCATCGGACAGGCCATCCACTCGCGCGGCCTCAGCCCGATCCGCCTGGACATCGGCGAGCCCGACCTGCCGGCGTCACCGCATGTGATCGAGGCGGCCATGCTCGCTGCCGGGGGCCCCACGAGCTATACGCCCGCGGCCGGCACCGATGCCTTCCGCGACGCCGCAGCCGACTACCTGCGGGTCCGCCATGCGCTTGAGGTCTCGCCCGACGACATCGTGATCGGGAATGGCGCGACCGGTGCCCTCATGAGCTGCTTCCAGCTCCTCACCCGCGCGGGCGACGAATGGCTCGTTCCCGTGCCGGCCTTCCCGTGCTACCGAACGCAGATCGCGCTCGCCGGGGGCGTCGCCGTCGGCTACCCGCTCGCTGCGGAGCACGACTGGATCCCCGGCCTCGCCGACCTCGAGGATCGCATCACGTCCCGCACCCGCGGCATCGTCATCAACACTCCGGGCAATCCCACCGGCGCGGTCATCCCGGCTGAAACTCTGAGTGCCATCGCGGGCCTCGCCGGGCGGCGAGGGCTGGCGATACTGAGCGACGAGGTCTACGCCGACATGGCCTTCGATGCGCCGGCCGTCAGCGCACTCGCGGTCGATCGCGCCCGCACGTTCTCGGTGTTCAGCCTGTCGAAGACGTTCTCGATGACCGGATGGCGCGTGGGCTTCACGGTCGCGCCTCCCGGCACCGGGGCACAGCTCGCCGCCGTCAACTCGCAGAACATGGCCTCGGCGAACTCCGTGGCCCAGGCCGTCGCGATCGCCGCCCTCACGGGGCCGTGGGCCGACGTCGAGACGCGACGGGAGACCTTCGCCCGGCGGCGGGACGCAGTTCACGCCTGGCTCGGCGAGCGCAGCATCCCGCATACAACTCCGGGCGGAGCCTTCTACCAGCCCCTTCCGCTCCAGAGCGGGACCGACTCGTTCGATGCGGCCATGTCGCTCCTCGACGATGGCGTCGCGCTGGTTCCCGGGCGCGCGTTCGTCGAATCGGCGGCACAGCCGTTTCTGCGGATGAGCCTCGCCGCCGACATCCCGATCCTGCTCGACGGCCTCGCGATCGTGGAGCAGCGCTTCTGGAGATGA